Sequence from the Phragmites australis chromosome 6, lpPhrAust1.1, whole genome shotgun sequence genome:
GGTTAAAtacggaacttccgggttcagTAGAGAATGaatttgaaactaaaattaaagtaCGCCTAAAaaattctagctcaaaccaaatgaaatcgtgagttccaagtgatgattccaagtagatccagagaacctacaatcaatttcacacgagcaaATAGATTGAGCAATATGTATAAatgttgagcaagaactcaataACAAGGATAGAAGAGATTTTCTGAAGTTCGTACACCTCCTCTGGAGGTttctatgtctccgttgagtgGTTCGGTCATACTTGAACCGGGCATctctcaaccattttcctccccaagctcggtcacacatGAGCTTGAatttccactcttgattttttCCCTTTCGGAGACAAAATCgaaaccttcacaaacttctcgcgGCATACCACAACCTTAGATGCTCGCCGGCGATGCCTAGCCTCCTAgaagctcaaagctccaagagtaacaaacatgaTGATGAACCCGAGTGCTCACaattggatttagctcacttgcattcaatcttccaatctctcaacttaacaaacttttcttctcaaatctcacactaaaatagagtggagagaagttcttttggctctataatgtttttcttttgtgcccaaacaacaacaaaaaatgatGAGGGTGAGGGGTTATTTATACCTTTCTCCTAAAAACGAGCTGTTACACAGCGTTTTGTACTGATCCAGAGCATTCGGGTTGGCACTTAAACGCGTAAGTGAGAATCCTCGCCGGAGTACAACTCGAAGGGTATGGACAACTACCAAAACCTAGAGTCtccaggtcaacccggagtatcctgGTTAGCTCGGAATGTCTGAGTTCAGCACAACTGACCCTCTGAAAACGGCGATGACTTTTACATCCCaattgaattcatgatctcataacatatttgatcaaactaggaatactctgaaacccaattcggacactttcacactttctgCATCAGATACCTAAAACGAACTTCCACTTTAGGTTGATTAGAAACTGTTGAGCATTGGGATATGACAAATAGCTCTATGTTGCATCCTTTTTAATAGTGCAGCGTACCTataatcaaattcaaatataaaactcaTTTGACTCAATTTGAGTCTGAATACCTttaagtaccgcttctttctttcaaaccttgagggttggtattcactccatctcttttttattcttcatatgatttatgCGAATCACCTATAGCTTCCTATGGCGTCGCATGGTATTAACGCAAACCCTCCACTCGCttttcaccaccaccttggttTTTCAGcgtcaagccatttgcttgcccttcaccatcggATAGTCCATTGCGGCCGACTTTTGCTTGTGCTTCACCGTCTTACTATAGAAAATCATTTTGTATCtaacatcttcaataaattcactttattatatatggagtctaattgttcttcactcttggcatattggatttcaattcaacttatttcttcttatgtattctaaccctaactcactcttaagcataaagcacacagattagtccataaaactctattgacaatagtatacctttagttactttcatcatcacaagtaacttagcattcacgctTATAGTTAATCTTatatgagcttttctttcttcttataagcatcactaagagctcattcatcttgatatataggtctcctccatgcatcacctatggtaCAACTTACCAACAAACTCAATAATTTTGTTAGCCCataaatattgtcattaattacaaaaatcaCACATAGAGGCTAGATGCATTTTTAGTTTGCCATAGATGGAGGACTTTGTTCCAGACAAAGTTGATTGGAATACCTCAAACAATGTGCATTCTGTGAAATTTATGTTGAGAAAATCAAAGCTAGGAATAGGCACATTGGAGTTATGACTAGTAGAGGGTATAAGAACATAGTTGAGACGTACTTGTTAAGGACAGGGTTGCGTCACACTAAACCACAACTGAAGAACCGATAGGATGCACTTAAGGGTTTGTATAACTTCTGGTTGTACCTGAACAAAGCTACTAGTCTTGATTGGGATAATGCTAAAGGAACCGTGGTAGCAAGTAAAGCCTATTGGAAGGAACATACAAAGGTACTTATTCATCATGTACTTTATTATCTTCCATGTTCTTCTAGGTACTTGTTGACTAATATTACCTTCTATGTTGTTAGAAATATGTCAAATGGAGGAAGCTAAAGAATGGTCCACCGGAGTGTCTAGAACTGCTTGAGGTGATGTTTGACCTTACTACTGTGGACGGTTCTTCTTCTTGCATTCTTGGTGAAGGCATAGTTGTGTTTATAGAAAGATTTATCTAGTTGACTCGGGCTATTTTAACCGAGCGGAATTTCTAGTTCCATACAAAGGGACGAAGTACCATTTACCGGAGTTTCAATAAGGCCCGCAACCAAGTGGCAAAAAGAGGTATATAACCATCTGCATTTATCTCTTCGCAATGTGATCAAGTgatcatttggtgttttgaagatAAAATGGAGAATTTTATTAGACTTACTAAGTTATCCTATGAtaaagcaaacaaaaataatacttgcatgcatggcTCTTCATAACTTCATTCAAAAAAGTGTTATGAGGGATGGAATTTTTTGACATGTGTGATCAAGATAAAAACTACATTCCAATACACGAAGCATCTTCATCTAACAAAGTGATGACAATACTGAATTTGGTGATGAAGAGGGAGACATAAATGTCTTTCATGATAACCTTGCTAATGGTTTATTTGCTATGAGAGAGTAGGatgattgtgagaggctatTTGTATGAACAAATACTCAAGTTTGTATAAATTATGTATCTCTTAAATTTACTTTATGCATTTCATATTTATGGACAAGTATTCAATTAAGCACGAATTATGTACCTTTTAAGCATCAATTAAGCATGAATTATGTATCTCTTAAATTTAGTTTATGAATTTTCATATGTCAAAATAAACGTGtcacaaaagaataaatatgtCACCCAAAATAGCCGAGGGTATTACAGACTATTGACAATAAAAAGTAGTAATCCACCCACCTCAGAATCTAGGTTATCAAACAACTACCAGTTTTTACAATTTAGATTGTAATAATCCACCTTTTTCATAATCTACAGCTAAAACAAATAAGACCTAAGTGCGTTTGGGTGGCGGAAACACACCCATTTCTTCATCGAATGGGTCTTTGAGCTAGCCAAACAACGTTTCTCACCGAAACGGCCGTGAGAGCAGAAATGTCTGGAGGCAGTTTCGACCTATTCGAGTCCAGACTACCATCGGATTCAAGATTGCTTTAAAAATCCATATTTTTAATATCTTTTTCCTATAGGTTTGAACCTTCTAAAAGGCTCTTAAAAATCTACCAATTTTTATGTAGGATATATAATCCATAAGCAACCCATTAAACTGGTTCCACCTAAAAATCCTaaatagaatttaaattaaaattcattaaagttgactgtttttgcacctttcatgaatttttagagctttaaAAGGATTATCAAAAATTAGGAAATTTTTGCCGATATTCATCTTATTtaatagactaatttctaaaattatctctagCTCTAACTTATATAGTGAAATTTCAAGTTTCTGCACATAGTCTCACTTTTCATAAACTTGATTAATGTTAATTAAATTCAAAAAGATAAGAGATAATGCTCATGATGTGTGTGCCCCTCTCTCTATATACaggaaaactagtctgtactctCAGGAGTATATACTCTCTATTatgatataccatataaatGAACCAGATACACTTCTTTGtcactataagtatacttatatactcattctaaaatactccagtgtgaactacatgaaaaaaatagaaaaaaaatccatcatttttattatattttgataatatctttgtatttatacataaaatataatatacttaaaaaaaacttatgcAAACCaataaaaaactatacatataCTTAGATGATCTTTTATACTCACATGCTACATATACATattatttatcacattagataCTCCTATATAATAAAATACGTATGTGAAAGTATATACTTCGAGAGTACCaaatatgttatatatatatatattaatttttattattaaaaacatATTAACAAAGGGCAAATTAATCCATTGCCCCGTTACACTTTCTTCCAAGAAACTAAATCTAAACCGTTAGTCAAACGGTTTTAATCGGTGATTCTAATGGAAATCCGTACCGAACGCACCCTAATATACAGTATCAAACCGGAACTCGGGTTGGCACTTTGCATGGGACGTATCCGCGCGGCAAGGGCATGTTCAAGCGAAGCAGAGGATGCTTCGTTCCGCTGCCTGCATGTACGTGTACGTGAGACGTGAGTCAGTCGGGAGTTTGCGCTGGGCGACGGGGCCACTGCCCACTGCGTCTGCGCCACGCCCAGACAGAGTGCAGCATCCAACGCTCACACTGCCCGAGCGTCTGACAGGTCAGTAGTGCGTGCAGCGCTGCACaccctctctatctctctccgcGCGTCCCCAGGAGAAACCACAAGCCATGCCCCCCACCCACgccagcagcccagcaccaccGAGGCGCGGCGCGCTCCCCACAAcccaacaaaagaaaatgatcGCCTGCCCTGCTACAGGTGTCACCGCCCACAGGCGCACAAGCACAGGCGTAACAACGCATGTAATAACAAGAGAAGCAGCGCAACGCATGCCATCGAACGGCGCAAACTGGTTCGAAATGTTGGGAGAGGAGGAAAAAGTTACAGCAAACGACATGGTAATCCCTGCGGATTCCGTTTTCCCTCGTCATCCCGGGCGCGGGGCGCAAGCCAAAGACAGAACGCGGCCCGCGGCGGGGTAGGGACAGTGGGCGCGTGCTCATGTGGCACGCGCGGCGCTGTGGGCGAGGACGCTGGTGGGGGAGAAGCCGAGGCCCGTCTGGGACGCGCCGCTGTGGACGGAGCCGCGGGTGACGGCGGCAGCGCTCGGCGTCGGGGCGGCTGCGGAGGCGGCTTCCACAGGCTTTCTTGAacggccgcggccgcggtggACGTGCCGCTCGCAGTACTTGTGCCCCGGCACCACGTCGCGCGAGCACCGCCACTTCTTGCCGTCCGTGCGGCGGCACCGGCCGGGCTCCGGCTCCATGGTGCTGCGGTAGTCAAAGCACAGGCTCCCCAGACCCATCACTGCCATTCAAAATGAGAACTTTATTGCTCAAAGCAGTCACGCCAACCAACCGGTAAAACGCAACGGCAAGGTTTGCAAAAGAAAGAAGCATTGTTAGCACGTACGGGAGGGGAAGCGCTGGGGGCCGAAGGAGGACGCGGCGACGCTCTTCCAGATGGGGAGCACGAGGTGCACCGGCACAGGCGCGCCCGCGGCAAAGTATCGGTAGATGAGTACCTGGTGCTCCAGCTCCTGCTGCTGCATGAACGTCAGCGCAGACCTAGCCTTGTGTGCCGTTGCCGCCGTCGCGGATGCTTCCGCCTCACGCTCCCCGCAGCTGTCCCCGCCGAGCCCCAGGCCCAGGCCAAGAACCAGTGGCGACGAGGCCGCCATGGTCACCGCTCCTACAAAGCAAAGCGAAACTGATCAACAATTTCACCAACCTTAGACAGTATACAAAGCACTTGCAGTGCAAGAACACGTGCACGCACCGGCGTTCGGGTCGGCGCTGGAGAGGCGGGGGAGCTTGCATGGCGGCTGCGGCGAGTCGGTCTCCTTGTCCTCGGCCATTTGGAGATTCCGGCGTTGTGCCTCGGTTGTTTCGGTTCGAACTATACGGAGGAAGGGGGAGGGCGCGGGCAGGTTCTCGAGAGGAGGGAGGAAGCGACAGTGCTAGCCTCAGAGGAAGCGTGGAGCGGTGGATATATTTATGCGTGACGGCTCCCGTCGTCAGGTCGCCCGGTAAACTTCTGTGCTCAAAAAGCAACGGAGACCGGAGGGCTGTACGCACTATTAAAAGCTGTGGAGTTGCGGTGGCGTGAAGGTGCCAATGGCATCCTGGCGTGGCGTCGGCGGATGACACGCATGGAAATCTATTGACCTTTTCGTGGTTTTGGACGCGACTCTGGCTGACTTTTTTCAGTCCTGCTGCCTTGCAAATCTACTTGGCTGGAGTGGCGATTTTTCAGACAAGGGAAGAACACATAAATTACTATCAGAAAGTAAAATttgctcaaaatatttttctcagaatatattaaatatttgATAGTACTAAGGTTATCTCCAACGAAATCTGTAAAATCCAGTGTTACAGTGATTTACGAACTACTATAACACATATTTTCATCTTTAACAGAAACGGTATTGGTTCCAACAGTGATACGGCCGGACTAGCACAGGGAAATGGGAGAAGCAAATATGCAGACTGCTGTAGCGATCATCAATACTGTTTCCTGAGTATGTCTGTGGGTTTGAGGGAAGAAGGAGAGTAAGAAAAGGTAGAAAATATGGTAGCTGTTAgaggtagaaaaaataaaaaatactgtaatagtattaagaaatattttaatagtgttataaaaaataaattttaaatatctGTTAGGATGACGTAAAGAAGCGAAATTTGAGGAAATGCTGCTCTTAATGTTTTCTTGGACCTCCGAGAGAAAGAAACCGGTGAAAATGCTGCAAAAGAAAAGTCTGCGTGGATCTACTCGCCTTATCACGTGAAGGCAGGCTCCCGCTCTGACTTCTGACACTATGTCGGCCTTTTGTTTCGTTCCGCGTTTTTATAGTATTTCCGCCATGGCGCCATACCGTGACTGAAGCACTtcgagaggagaggaaagatgGACCTACGCTCCGTTCTTTTCCTccgatttttatttttatttcacaAACGAACACCAAAAACTTTGGGCGCAGCTTTCAGTTCGCGCTTTCTCAGGGCGTATTGTGTTGGAGCAGCGAGACTTGCCAGAGGCGCGGCGAGTGCTGATGCAGTCGCGCTGAAGACAGATCCTGCGCAAGACCGCGCCATGTGTGCCGCGCCGCGGCGAGCAAAAGAAATTGTGGGGGACGGGACGGCCGCCGgccggggagggaggggaggggggggggatacGAAAAGCGGGAGCAATCTGCTTCACTTCCACTGTTCCAACCGGCCCCTACCGCTGCTAGCCAAGCTGCTACCGGCGCGCGCAGCGGCCAGCAGGTTCGTGCCTCTGCCGAGCTGGGTCCTGGGTGCCGGGCGCGTGCTTTGGAAGTACGGATGCTGGAGCAAGGACACGGCGTGTCGTTCCCCACGCCGGCAGCGGTCCACCGTTTTTGGCTGTCATCACGGCATGATTGGGTCGTAATCGCGATCCGGACCTGACGGTCTCGCGGACAACGAGGCTGATCGCGGGGCAGGCGTACGCCTCGGAGCTGTACGCGGGTTGATGGCCTTGTTCTGCTTGCTTGCTAGTTGCTGGTGACGACGTCGGGCTCCTCGGGGACCGATTACAGCTCACTAGAGATTTTGAAAGGTATGTGGAACTGCGAAGCCACCGTCCTTGTCCATGGAAGGTTTGCAGGCATGCGGCGCAGCAGTGTGAAGTGTGAACTTGATGCAGATGACTGGCGGGTGACACAGTACcatagattaaaataaaaacatcG
This genomic interval carries:
- the LOC133920421 gene encoding growth-regulating factor 10-like; this encodes MAEDKETDSPQPPCKLPRLSSADPNAGAVTMAASSPLVLGLGLGLGGDSCGEREAEASATAATAHKARSALTFMQQQELEHQVLIYRYFAAGAPVPVHLVLPIWKSVAASSFGPQRFPSLMGLGSLCFDYRSTMEPEPGRCRRTDGKKWRCSRDVVPGHKYCERHVHRGRGRSRKPVEAASAAAPTPSAAAVTRGSVHSGASQTGLGFSPTSVLAHSAARAT